One genomic window of Methanosarcina acetivorans C2A includes the following:
- a CDS encoding DUF2162 domain-containing protein, whose protein sequence is MTQVTLTVTGILIAIFIFGLKTGVGCGFSNVGKREILAIAGSYLVLSLFVGGVVGNVSMENYAKISNLGLGIHVLLSLFLVGAGIYTQKKWSSGKDVSKRTFLFISLPCPVCLAALAFCCMLLAASLDISGVKVGLLVGTAFFASVLLSSFGFKKLGKSPDTLGSAMLLLGIYYLLAAMLIPAYIKTKQLNLVPLSGGNTGFIPLTLCAIVIMGGFLLEQVRHKQ, encoded by the coding sequence ATGACTCAGGTCACACTAACTGTTACAGGTATCTTAATCGCAATTTTCATCTTTGGATTGAAAACAGGAGTTGGATGCGGCTTCTCCAATGTCGGGAAACGGGAAATTCTTGCAATAGCAGGTAGTTATCTCGTGCTCTCCTTATTTGTGGGGGGAGTTGTGGGAAACGTAAGCATGGAAAATTATGCAAAAATCTCAAACCTGGGGCTTGGGATCCATGTGTTGCTTTCCCTGTTCCTTGTGGGAGCCGGGATATATACCCAAAAAAAGTGGTCTAGTGGAAAGGATGTGTCAAAGCGGACCTTCCTTTTCATTTCTTTACCCTGCCCTGTCTGCCTTGCAGCCCTTGCATTCTGTTGCATGCTCCTTGCAGCAAGCCTTGACATCAGCGGAGTAAAGGTCGGACTGCTTGTAGGGACTGCCTTTTTTGCCTCGGTTCTGCTGTCTTCCTTCGGGTTCAAGAAGCTCGGGAAATCTCCTGATACCCTGGGGAGCGCAATGCTTCTCCTCGGGATCTACTATCTGCTTGCAGCGATGCTCATCCCGGCATACATTAAAACTAAACAGCTGAACCTTGTGCCCCTTTCGGGAGGAAACACGGGTTTCATTCCCCTTACGCTCTGCGCTATAGTTATCATGGGTGGGTTCCTGCTGGAACAGGTGAGGCATAAGCAATGA
- a CDS encoding DUF166 domain-containing protein, translating into MTVIGVITRGKYGHRLIDTIKEHSDFLVVSADLPELVPVFIEEPDEFLDSMNFDLSVFSAEIVVTYSLHPDLTSAIAKLAAEAGVRSLIIPGGPSRASVTELKKISEASGMDIEVDEICCTLEPNSANRPFAEIFGSPVLKVKTENGKIAKVDVIKGAPCGSTWYMAKEIVGVPVKDAPPKAGLLIQHYPCRASRGDMGGIHESGELHKQAFIKALENEE; encoded by the coding sequence ATGACCGTAATAGGAGTTATAACACGGGGCAAGTACGGGCACCGCCTTATTGATACTATAAAGGAACACAGCGATTTTTTAGTTGTAAGTGCCGACCTACCTGAGTTAGTGCCCGTCTTCATCGAGGAACCTGATGAGTTTCTGGATAGTATGAATTTCGACCTGAGTGTCTTTTCAGCCGAAATTGTGGTTACCTATTCCCTGCACCCTGACCTGACTTCGGCAATTGCAAAACTTGCCGCGGAAGCCGGAGTGCGCTCATTGATCATACCCGGGGGACCTTCAAGAGCCTCGGTTACCGAACTAAAAAAGATTTCCGAAGCTTCAGGAATGGACATAGAGGTGGATGAAATTTGCTGTACTCTCGAACCCAACTCTGCCAACCGTCCTTTTGCTGAGATTTTCGGGTCACCGGTTTTGAAAGTTAAGACCGAGAACGGGAAAATAGCTAAAGTTGATGTCATAAAAGGTGCCCCCTGCGGGAGTACGTGGTATATGGCAAAGGAGATTGTTGGAGTACCGGTAAAAGATGCCCCTCCGAAAGCCGGGTTGCTGATCCAGCACTACCCCTGCCGGGCTTCCAGGGGCGACATGGGAGGGATTCACGAGTCAGGAGAATTGCATAAGCAGGCGTTTATAAAAGCGCTTGAGAATGAGGAGTGA
- a CDS encoding DUF2111 domain-containing protein, producing the protein MIFLFFACTGCQVLFGGENIISLSISEDSGPEDLEPIAVAVHSLTGLPTTIRSLKRKGLRLEKGKVLDRDYTGPVLEEVLKTNEVAHEVPAEGMYRGKHVVVAPIRSKDGKVIAALGIVDLLATIDLPSVFQEYTSVLEEVEHAKK; encoded by the coding sequence CTGATATTCCTGTTTTTTGCCTGTACCGGTTGCCAAGTACTTTTTGGGGGTGAAAACATTATTTCCCTATCTATATCAGAAGATTCAGGGCCTGAAGACCTTGAGCCAATAGCAGTTGCAGTACATTCGCTGACGGGACTCCCTACCACTATCAGAAGCCTCAAACGAAAGGGGCTTCGCCTGGAAAAGGGAAAAGTCCTTGACAGGGACTATACAGGCCCTGTACTCGAAGAGGTGTTAAAGACCAACGAAGTTGCCCATGAAGTTCCCGCAGAAGGCATGTACCGTGGAAAACATGTGGTAGTTGCTCCCATCCGTTCAAAGGACGGGAAAGTTATTGCGGCTCTGGGGATTGTGGACCTTCTGGCTACAATTGATCTTCCCTCCGTCTTTCAGGAATATACTTCCGTGCTGGAAGAAGTAGAACATGCAAAAAAGTGA
- a CDS encoding DUF2149 domain-containing protein — protein MRKSRRYRRTGLREDPEDLNPLTGVANLFDVAMVFSVALLVALVMSYHLPELLSSNEDITIVKNPGAEDMKIIIKEEGQPIEVLNMTDNIGGGTGEALGTAYRLADGRVIYVPEDSEGNETDT, from the coding sequence ATGAGAAAAAGCAGACGTTACCGGCGGACCGGGCTCCGGGAGGACCCGGAAGATCTGAACCCGTTGACGGGAGTTGCTAACCTTTTCGATGTGGCAATGGTCTTTTCCGTGGCCCTGCTCGTGGCGCTCGTAATGTCCTACCATCTCCCCGAACTCCTGAGCTCGAATGAGGACATTACAATTGTAAAAAATCCCGGAGCTGAGGACATGAAGATAATCATCAAGGAAGAAGGGCAGCCCATAGAAGTCCTGAATATGACCGACAATATTGGAGGAGGCACCGGGGAAGCCCTCGGAACGGCCTACAGGTTGGCTGATGGCAGGGTGATTTATGTCCCGGAAGACTCCGAAGGGAATGAAACGGATACTTAA
- the tmk gene encoding dTMP kinase: MRGKLITLEGIDGSGKSTVAKKLQENSELRVFEPVFTREPTRGTLTGNAVENAIQSDTDQLAELFLFTADHAEHLAKLVKPALEDGKTVISDRYSDSRYAYQGITLKNRLDNPLEWVRDLHRGWTVIPDLTFLFDIEPEIAVKRCGKRGEQTKFEKIEFLRGVRELFLGLAAEEPERFVIVDASGSPEDVEKAVVQKILDFVQRIE; this comes from the coding sequence ATGCGAGGCAAATTGATCACACTTGAGGGTATTGACGGTTCAGGCAAAAGTACGGTTGCAAAAAAACTTCAGGAAAACTCTGAACTTCGGGTCTTTGAGCCGGTCTTTACCAGAGAGCCGACACGAGGTACCCTAACCGGAAATGCTGTCGAAAATGCCATTCAGTCGGATACTGACCAGCTTGCCGAACTCTTCCTTTTTACAGCCGACCATGCCGAACACTTGGCAAAGCTTGTAAAGCCTGCCCTTGAAGACGGGAAAACCGTAATTTCGGACCGTTATTCCGACAGCCGCTATGCATATCAGGGAATAACCCTTAAAAACCGCCTCGATAACCCACTTGAATGGGTAAGGGACCTTCACAGAGGCTGGACCGTGATTCCGGACCTTACTTTTCTCTTTGACATCGAACCTGAGATCGCAGTTAAACGCTGCGGGAAACGGGGAGAACAAACTAAATTCGAAAAGATAGAATTCTTACGGGGGGTCCGAGAGCTTTTCCTCGGGCTTGCCGCAGAAGAGCCGGAACGTTTTGTAATAGTCGACGCTTCCGGTTCCCCTGAGGATGTGGAAAAAGCAGTCGTCCAAAAAATTCTCGACTTTGTCCAGAGGATTGAATAA
- a CDS encoding F420-dependent methylenetetrahydromethanopterin dehydrogenase, with the protein MVNIGFIKMGNLGMSQVINLIQDEIAAREGITVRVFGTGAKMGPADAADTESFKQWNADFVVMISPNAAAPGPTAAREIWKDVPCIVVSDGPTKKEAREALEQEGFGYIILPVDPLIGAKREFLDPVEMASFNSDAMKVLSSCGVVRLIQEELDRVTEQVASGKSGEDLELPHIFAKPEKCVEHAGFANPYAKAKALAALHMAEKVAQVNFPACFMLKEVEQVCLTAAAGHEIMGAAAILATQAREIEKSNDTVFRQPHAKNGTLLKKVKLYEKPE; encoded by the coding sequence ATGGTCAACATAGGTTTTATAAAAATGGGCAACCTGGGAATGAGCCAGGTTATCAATCTGATCCAGGATGAAATTGCAGCGCGCGAGGGAATCACCGTAAGAGTATTCGGCACTGGGGCCAAAATGGGTCCTGCCGATGCCGCGGACACTGAAAGCTTCAAGCAGTGGAATGCTGACTTCGTGGTAATGATCAGTCCGAACGCAGCAGCTCCAGGTCCTACCGCAGCCCGTGAAATCTGGAAGGACGTACCCTGCATCGTAGTTTCAGACGGTCCTACCAAAAAGGAAGCTCGTGAGGCTTTAGAGCAGGAAGGTTTCGGATACATCATCCTTCCGGTAGACCCCCTCATCGGAGCAAAGAGAGAATTCCTCGACCCCGTAGAGATGGCGTCTTTTAACTCCGATGCTATGAAAGTGCTCTCCTCCTGCGGTGTTGTAAGACTTATCCAGGAAGAGCTCGACAGAGTAACAGAACAGGTAGCATCCGGAAAGTCAGGAGAAGACCTTGAACTTCCGCACATCTTCGCAAAACCAGAGAAATGCGTTGAACATGCAGGTTTTGCAAACCCTTATGCAAAGGCAAAAGCTCTTGCTGCCCTTCACATGGCTGAGAAAGTCGCACAGGTTAACTTCCCTGCCTGCTTCATGTTAAAGGAAGTCGAACAGGTCTGTCTCACAGCCGCAGCCGGGCATGAGATAATGGGAGCTGCCGCAATACTTGCAACTCAAGCAAGGGAGATCGAAAAGTCCAACGACACAGTCTTCAGACAGCCCCATGCAAAGAACGGAACCCTGCTGAAAAAAGTCAAATTATATGAAAAGCCAGAGTAA
- a CDS encoding MotA/TolQ/ExbB proton channel family protein encodes MSLEGPLFGIMYTFSAALLYPVVIVLMLSVLASLILIGEFLSEYAKRHRDIRKLEDDCKELGKTVKNLEFPEAAKALREIRQNFMVTSFSRDAAPFIEQRYFSAIEKLAAEYEIGMSKQLEKTKILATISPMLGLMGTLIPLGPALIGLSQGDIATLANNLMIAFATTVVGLFAGSVGYVLTQVRRRWYWEDLSDIDYILNVLEENFKVVSGNSTGNGNWQINEQVLFRVADEKMKDEMKAEMMEETNEKKQTLPADRAPGGPGRSEPVDGSC; translated from the coding sequence ATGAGCCTGGAAGGTCCGCTTTTCGGGATAATGTATACCTTTTCGGCTGCCCTGCTTTATCCCGTGGTAATAGTCCTCATGCTGTCGGTCCTGGCTTCCCTTATCCTTATAGGGGAGTTTTTGTCCGAGTATGCAAAAAGGCACAGGGACATACGGAAGCTGGAAGATGACTGCAAAGAACTTGGAAAAACCGTGAAGAACCTGGAGTTTCCTGAAGCTGCAAAAGCTCTCCGGGAAATCCGGCAGAACTTTATGGTCACTTCCTTTTCAAGGGATGCAGCCCCCTTCATTGAACAGAGGTATTTTTCTGCGATCGAAAAGCTTGCAGCTGAATATGAGATCGGAATGTCAAAGCAGCTTGAGAAAACAAAAATCCTGGCGACTATTTCTCCCATGCTCGGACTTATGGGCACTCTGATCCCGCTGGGTCCTGCTCTGATCGGGCTTTCCCAGGGAGATATTGCCACCCTTGCAAACAACCTGATGATCGCTTTTGCCACTACCGTTGTCGGGCTTTTCGCAGGAAGTGTAGGCTATGTCCTGACTCAGGTCCGGAGGCGCTGGTACTGGGAGGATCTGTCCGATATCGACTACATTCTGAATGTTCTGGAGGAGAATTTTAAGGTGGTTTCTGGAAACTCGACAGGAAACGGAAATTGGCAGATAAATGAACAGGTTCTGTTCAGGGTTGCAGATGAGAAAATGAAGGATGAAATGAAGGCGGAAATGATGGAGGAAACAAATGAGAAAAAGCAGACGTTACCGGCGGACCGGGCTCCGGGAGGACCCGGAAGATCTGAACCCGTTGACGGGAGTTGCTAA
- a CDS encoding coiled-coil protein codes for MLKELQKKRSDLKDISEEAKEKRNTLNAEASALAAKRNDLNKKTKDLINEAQELKVLRDEINEKVSEYKNKRDETNARANELFAKADSIRKQNNLGGPSIKALRKDIDRLEFTQQTEVLSTSKERELVGKITQLQKQYHVKKVQLESNLELKNILDEAQKIRDEASEFHNELAEYARQAQEYHEKMITAFKEADRTRAESDIAHREFVKAQEAADEQHKIFINSQKEIRDLDKEIFKLKKKDKDGKSRVVKSELQKDAKSIFEKFKGGAKLTTEDLMTLQRSGLV; via the coding sequence ATGCTAAAGGAATTGCAGAAAAAAAGATCAGATCTGAAGGACATTTCTGAAGAAGCCAAGGAAAAAAGGAACACTTTGAACGCTGAGGCCAGTGCTCTTGCCGCTAAGCGCAACGACCTTAACAAGAAGACGAAAGACCTTATCAACGAAGCCCAGGAACTGAAAGTTCTCAGGGACGAGATCAACGAGAAGGTTAGTGAATACAAGAACAAGCGCGATGAGACCAATGCCAGAGCAAATGAACTCTTTGCAAAGGCAGATTCCATCAGAAAGCAGAATAACCTTGGTGGCCCCTCAATCAAAGCCCTGAGGAAAGACATCGACCGTCTTGAATTCACCCAGCAGACCGAAGTCCTGAGCACCAGCAAGGAAAGAGAACTCGTTGGTAAGATCACCCAGCTTCAGAAACAGTACCATGTTAAAAAAGTCCAGCTTGAGAGTAACCTCGAACTGAAAAACATCTTGGACGAAGCCCAGAAGATCAGGGACGAAGCTTCGGAGTTCCACAACGAACTTGCCGAGTATGCCAGGCAGGCCCAGGAATACCACGAGAAGATGATTACCGCCTTCAAGGAAGCTGACAGAACCAGGGCAGAGTCGGACATCGCACACCGCGAATTTGTAAAAGCCCAGGAAGCAGCTGACGAACAGCACAAGATTTTCATTAACTCCCAGAAGGAAATCAGGGATCTCGATAAAGAAATTTTCAAGCTTAAGAAGAAAGACAAGGACGGAAAGTCTCGTGTCGTCAAGTCCGAACTCCAGAAGGATGCCAAGTCCATTTTCGAGAAGTTCAAGGGCGGAGCAAAGCTCACTACCGAAGACCTGATGACTCTTCAGCGTTCCGGTTTAGTCTAA
- the serB gene encoding phosphoserine phosphatase SerB gives MHNSTENKLIVFDMDSTLIDAETIDELARAAGVISKVEEITKRAMYGDLDFEQALAERARLLKGLSLETALDAVDQINLMPGAAELVLYVKQLGYKTAMISGGFTIAAERIGKTLGIDFVVSNELLMEDGCLTGEVVGPVTQSDSKAKVFEELAWLYNIRPDQCVVVGDGANDACIFEIAGFAIAFNPKPILREYADVVITIKDLRAVIPVLESLSYQCCNQAQHVDIEHY, from the coding sequence ATGCATAATTCTACTGAAAACAAACTTATTGTTTTTGATATGGATAGTACCCTTATAGACGCTGAGACCATCGATGAGCTCGCCAGGGCCGCAGGTGTTATTAGCAAGGTAGAGGAGATTACGAAGAGAGCGATGTATGGAGATCTCGATTTCGAGCAAGCGCTTGCAGAAAGGGCCCGACTTCTTAAGGGGCTTTCCCTTGAAACTGCCCTGGATGCCGTAGATCAGATCAATCTTATGCCGGGAGCAGCTGAACTTGTTCTGTACGTTAAACAACTAGGGTATAAGACTGCGATGATTTCCGGTGGATTTACCATTGCTGCCGAGAGGATAGGTAAAACGCTTGGTATTGATTTCGTTGTTTCTAACGAACTGCTTATGGAAGACGGCTGCCTCACGGGCGAAGTTGTCGGTCCTGTCACACAGAGTGACTCCAAAGCAAAGGTGTTCGAGGAATTGGCCTGGCTCTACAATATCAGGCCCGATCAGTGTGTGGTTGTCGGGGACGGCGCAAATGACGCCTGTATCTTTGAGATAGCAGGGTTTGCCATAGCTTTCAATCCAAAACCCATCCTTAGGGAATATGCGGATGTAGTCATAACAATAAAAGACCTTAGAGCAGTGATCCCTGTTCTTGAATCTCTTTCTTATCAATGTTGTAATCAGGCACAGCATGTCGACATCGAACACTACTAA
- a CDS encoding cobaltochelatase subunit CobN — translation MLFQKKSFAFLTLLIVLAFFVVPVSASENKSNMLFLLGEDMNEDALQNVSLDVSIASELNLQILGSGDSIPPETNFSDYEVIFIDSWSEIQLKNLEDEINASASNGSTVIGYNLSPSFSLAKLDLRDEEFRDIERYWIQGGSDNMENLLIFMGQKFCGKFRESEIGDVQVIKPKVDITLIFNNDPNVYCLNKIKSERPVIADCFNITAMTGKDAVNLQDPDFSDQEAVILYIVSNYQLSEFGPELLSAQNTGTLIGFIGMSSQGGITNDIKNIDFMEEYLKNGGMENMENLVRYTGKTLFDTYIDYQDPNPPSIPKQGIYHPDAFPYIFENSDEYLEWYTGHGYDPSAPTIGIVSTGALRTDEIDYLCDDAIIRDLESKGCNVIDTTSEVCSQDVDYFTKNGTVLVDVIINLKMFRLNYYQPEIGVEYLEKYNVPVIKAIADYYSSPSEYNNSSFGMNPNSVPSQVNMPELDGCIEGIWIGGRVQEPETERYYYAPHLLQVDWLGNRAIEWAELGRTRNQDKKVVVIYYNHEGGKNNIGASYLDIAPSFTLLLEQMKSEGYDLGNGSIPNGSEFIKLFIDSRNIGSWTPGELEKMVNSVNVTLVPVEDYLVWYNTLPEEVRKDVENTWGEPPGDIMVYEDCFVIPAVNFGNIVFMPQPTRGGLSDESKIYHNKTMPPTHQYLAAYFWVNKVFDADAFIHFGTHSTQEWLPGKQVGLSRYDYPCIMVDDTPVIYPYIMDDVGEGTQAKRRGNAVIIDHLTPPIVTSGLYDELSTLHEKIHSYMEADNQSLKVMYRNTTIELYGSLGLEDDLNITCSQMENMTETEFENFVDTDVHNYLHELKSTLIPYGLHVFGEAPENEELVSMIKSLLGSEFIDHIADVISYEVPDSEAREEVADAYATDLLNAVLLEGMDYSGAQLLVLNTTDPKLTEDLETAENYSALLALSTREIDQTLRALDAGYIEAGPGNDPIRNPEALPTGRNFYSFDQRMIPSEETEILGGMLADQLLKNYQASHNNLYPKKVGFVLWSTETMRHEGLMEAQIYALLGVKPVRDSSGRITDIQVIPAENLTHPRIDVLITASGLYRDTFSYQIEMIDRAVLMVSELNETNQTNYVRHNSLVMYDALIDTGYDNSSAFELSRSRIFSEAPGDYGTGLTLAIPASGTWDNESKLAELYISRLSSIYGSDVWGENSEDTFRLNLMDVDAALHSDSSNLYGLMDNDDFYQYFGGLTLAVRSVKGENPELYVANLQDTENPEIASLKEVFRTELRSRYLNPMWIEGMMDHEYGGAREFGKLTEYMWAWDVVTPDLVTDRDWENLYDIYINDKYGIGVSDFLKNENAYTYQSITARMLENVRKGYWEASDEITQQLVKEYVESVVENGVTCCHHTCGNPLLDDYIRGVISAPNANVVDTDVMEDYERLMAEARGETLDTDSPEGSKHSSSTGAKAEVVSKEEYYSENANSTLETGSGVGTDLTRSPKDKTDAKNEYIEGYEMTKEKIKDDVESDSMPFSASDLVGMLLLLLLMGAVFVGYGRKKN, via the coding sequence ATGTTGTTCCAAAAGAAAAGTTTTGCATTTTTAACTCTATTAATAGTTCTTGCATTTTTTGTGGTGCCGGTTTCAGCTTCGGAAAACAAAAGTAATATGCTGTTTTTGCTTGGAGAAGACATGAACGAAGATGCTTTGCAAAACGTGAGCCTGGATGTCTCTATAGCATCCGAACTTAACCTGCAAATCCTTGGTTCCGGTGACAGTATACCTCCGGAAACCAATTTTTCAGACTACGAAGTCATTTTTATTGATTCCTGGAGTGAAATCCAGCTTAAAAATTTAGAAGATGAAATCAATGCCTCTGCGTCAAACGGAAGTACGGTAATCGGGTATAATCTCTCCCCTTCCTTTTCCCTTGCAAAACTTGACCTGAGGGATGAAGAGTTCAGAGATATCGAAAGATACTGGATTCAGGGAGGCAGTGATAATATGGAAAACCTCCTGATATTTATGGGGCAGAAGTTCTGCGGGAAATTCCGCGAATCCGAAATTGGGGATGTACAGGTAATAAAGCCAAAAGTCGACATTACTTTAATATTCAACAATGACCCTAATGTGTATTGCCTCAACAAAATCAAATCTGAAAGACCTGTTATTGCAGACTGTTTCAATATAACTGCGATGACAGGGAAAGATGCCGTAAATCTTCAGGACCCTGATTTTTCGGATCAGGAAGCCGTAATCCTCTATATTGTGAGTAATTACCAGCTCTCAGAGTTTGGACCGGAACTGCTCTCCGCACAGAATACGGGCACCCTCATAGGATTCATAGGCATGAGCTCGCAGGGTGGAATTACAAATGACATCAAAAATATCGATTTTATGGAGGAGTACCTCAAAAACGGCGGCATGGAAAACATGGAAAACCTGGTGAGGTATACAGGGAAAACCCTTTTCGACACCTATATTGATTATCAGGACCCAAATCCTCCCTCTATCCCGAAACAGGGAATCTACCACCCTGACGCTTTTCCATATATATTTGAAAACAGCGACGAGTACCTTGAATGGTATACAGGGCATGGATATGACCCGTCAGCCCCAACAATAGGCATCGTTTCTACAGGCGCGCTGAGAACTGATGAAATCGATTATCTGTGTGATGATGCAATAATAAGGGACCTGGAATCCAAAGGCTGCAATGTTATTGATACAACCTCTGAAGTCTGCAGCCAGGACGTGGACTATTTCACTAAAAACGGTACAGTGCTGGTCGACGTTATTATCAACTTAAAAATGTTCCGCCTCAATTATTATCAGCCTGAGATCGGGGTCGAATATCTTGAAAAATATAATGTGCCTGTTATCAAGGCAATAGCCGATTATTACAGTTCTCCTTCCGAATATAACAACAGTTCTTTTGGAATGAACCCCAACAGTGTACCTTCCCAGGTTAACATGCCGGAACTTGACGGCTGCATTGAGGGGATCTGGATTGGAGGAAGAGTTCAGGAACCTGAAACCGAGAGGTATTACTACGCGCCCCACCTCCTCCAGGTAGACTGGCTCGGGAACAGGGCAATAGAGTGGGCAGAACTTGGCAGAACCCGTAACCAGGACAAGAAGGTCGTTGTAATCTACTACAATCACGAAGGCGGGAAAAATAATATCGGCGCAAGCTACCTTGATATCGCGCCCAGTTTCACCCTCCTCCTTGAACAGATGAAAAGTGAGGGGTATGATCTTGGAAACGGTTCAATTCCGAATGGTAGTGAGTTCATAAAACTCTTCATAGATAGCAGAAACATTGGCAGCTGGACTCCCGGAGAACTTGAAAAGATGGTTAATTCCGTAAATGTTACTCTTGTCCCTGTTGAAGACTACCTCGTATGGTATAACACCCTGCCGGAAGAGGTGAGAAAAGACGTTGAAAACACATGGGGAGAGCCTCCCGGAGATATTATGGTGTACGAGGATTGTTTCGTTATTCCCGCAGTTAATTTCGGAAACATTGTATTCATGCCCCAACCAACAAGAGGCGGACTTTCTGATGAATCCAAAATCTATCACAATAAGACAATGCCTCCAACCCATCAGTACCTTGCAGCATACTTCTGGGTTAATAAGGTCTTTGATGCAGATGCCTTCATCCATTTCGGAACGCACAGCACCCAGGAGTGGCTGCCGGGAAAGCAAGTAGGGCTTTCAAGATATGACTATCCCTGCATCATGGTCGACGACACGCCTGTAATCTATCCCTATATAATGGATGACGTTGGGGAAGGCACCCAGGCAAAACGCAGGGGAAATGCTGTAATCATAGATCACCTCACGCCCCCAATCGTCACTTCCGGGCTTTATGACGAGCTTAGCACCCTTCATGAGAAGATCCATTCTTACATGGAAGCCGATAACCAGTCCTTAAAAGTCATGTACCGCAACACGACAATAGAACTTTACGGGTCCCTGGGGCTTGAGGATGACCTGAATATCACCTGCAGTCAGATGGAAAACATGACGGAAACCGAGTTCGAAAATTTTGTTGATACGGATGTTCACAATTACCTTCATGAACTCAAGTCAACCCTGATCCCCTACGGTCTGCATGTCTTTGGAGAAGCACCTGAAAACGAAGAACTTGTTTCCATGATCAAGTCCCTTCTCGGAAGCGAATTCATAGACCACATTGCAGATGTAATTTCATATGAAGTCCCGGACTCTGAAGCCCGGGAAGAAGTAGCAGATGCTTATGCAACAGACCTTTTAAATGCAGTTCTTCTGGAAGGCATGGACTATTCGGGGGCCCAGCTTCTGGTCCTGAATACTACAGACCCGAAGCTTACAGAGGACCTCGAAACTGCAGAAAATTACTCTGCCCTGCTGGCTCTTTCAACCAGAGAGATAGACCAGACCTTAAGGGCTCTTGATGCGGGATATATAGAAGCCGGACCTGGCAATGACCCTATCAGAAATCCCGAAGCTTTGCCTACGGGAAGGAACTTTTACAGTTTTGACCAGAGAATGATCCCCAGCGAAGAAACAGAGATTCTCGGGGGGATGCTTGCGGATCAGTTACTTAAAAATTATCAGGCATCTCATAACAACTTATACCCCAAAAAGGTAGGTTTCGTACTCTGGAGCACGGAAACCATGAGGCATGAAGGGCTTATGGAAGCTCAGATATATGCTTTGCTGGGGGTCAAACCGGTAAGAGATAGCAGTGGCAGAATCACTGATATTCAGGTCATTCCTGCAGAAAACCTGACCCATCCGAGGATTGACGTGCTTATCACCGCGTCCGGCCTTTACAGGGACACCTTTTCATACCAGATCGAAATGATCGACAGGGCAGTCCTGATGGTTTCGGAGCTTAACGAGACAAACCAGACAAATTATGTCCGACATAACTCCCTTGTGATGTATGACGCCCTGATAGATACCGGATATGATAACAGCAGCGCATTTGAACTTTCAAGGTCCAGGATATTCAGTGAAGCCCCCGGGGATTACGGGACAGGTCTGACTCTGGCCATACCTGCTAGCGGAACCTGGGATAATGAGTCGAAACTTGCAGAACTCTATATCTCAAGGCTCTCAAGTATATACGGCAGCGACGTCTGGGGTGAAAACAGTGAGGATACGTTCAGACTGAACCTGATGGATGTTGATGCTGCCCTGCACAGCGATAGTTCCAACCTTTACGGGCTCATGGACAATGATGACTTTTACCAGTACTTTGGTGGGCTTACTCTTGCGGTCCGCTCAGTGAAGGGAGAAAATCCTGAACTTTACGTGGCAAACCTTCAGGATACCGAAAATCCCGAAATTGCAAGCCTGAAAGAGGTTTTCAGAACCGAGCTGCGTTCAAGGTATCTGAATCCCATGTGGATAGAAGGCATGATGGATCATGAATACGGAGGAGCTCGAGAATTTGGAAAACTTACTGAGTATATGTGGGCCTGGGATGTGGTGACCCCGGATCTTGTTACGGATAGGGACTGGGAAAATCTGTACGATATATACATTAATGACAAATACGGAATCGGTGTGTCGGATTTCCTTAAAAACGAAAATGCCTATACATACCAGTCCATAACTGCCAGGATGCTTGAAAACGTGAGAAAGGGATACTGGGAAGCTTCGGATGAAATTACTCAACAGCTTGTAAAAGAATATGTGGAATCCGTTGTAGAAAATGGAGTCACCTGTTGTCATCATACCTGCGGAAACCCTCTACTTGACGACTACATTCGGGGAGTTATTTCTGCTCCGAATGCCAATGTAGTGGATACCGATGTTATGGAGGATTATGAACGGCTGATGGCCGAAGCCCGGGGCGAGACTTTGGACACCGACAGTCCCGAAGGCAGTAAACACAGCTCCAGCACCGGGGCAAAAGCCGAAGTAGTCTCCAAAGAGGAGTACTATTCGGAAAATGCAAACAGTACCCTTGAAACCGGTTCCGGGGTAGGGACAGACCTTACCCGGTCCCCAAAGGATAAAACGGATGCAAAGAACGAGTACATTGAAGGCTATGAGATGACAAAAGAAAAAATCAAAGACGATGTTGAGTCGGATAGCATGCCTTTTTCAGCTTCAGACCTGGTTGGAATGCTTCTCTTACTGCTCTTAATGGGAGCAGTCTTTGTTGGATATGGAAGAAAGAAGAATTAA